One region of Eulemur rufifrons isolate Redbay chromosome 1, OSU_ERuf_1, whole genome shotgun sequence genomic DNA includes:
- the LOC138381623 gene encoding large ribosomal subunit protein eL39-like: MSSHKTFRIKSFLAKKQKQNRPVPQWIRMKTGNKIRYNSKRRHWRRTKLGL, translated from the coding sequence ATGTCTTCTCACAAGACTTTCAGAATCAAGAGCTTTCTGGCCAAGAAGCAGAAGCAAAATCGTCCCGTTCCCCAGTGGATTCGTATGAAGACTGGCAATAAAATCAGGTACAATTCCAAGAGGAGACATTGGAGAAGAACCAAGCTGGGTCTATAA